The Methylocaldum marinum genome includes the window GGGAGAAATGTTCGGATTCGTGGTGATCGAGGATTTCATTTTCGGTGAGACCTCGTCCGTGGTAGTGGATCCTTATGAAGAGAAACTGAAGACGGAATTTGCCAATGTCCGGCGTTCATTCATTCCAATGCACGAAATCATCCGCATCGATCAGGTCGAACGCCGCGGTACCGCCAAGATAATCCCGCTCGATCGGGAAACGGGTCAATCGGGCAAGGTCACCAAATTTTACGTGCCCGAAAAATCCTAAGGCCGGAACACCGGACCGACGTGCAAGCTATTTGACCACCTTGAGCGTCGGCCTTTTCTTCGCGCCCGCCCCTCCCTTGGGCGCACTCTCGGTAGGCGGCGGCGTCTCATCCTCTCCCTCGTCGTCGAAAATCATTCCCTTTCCGTTTTCCTGCGCATAAATGGCAAGTACCGCGCGCATGGGCACGGTTATCTGCATCGGCGTACCGCCGAAACGGGCGCCGAATTCGACCTCGTCGTTACCCAACGACAGGCCGTGCACGGCTTGCGGCCGTAAATTCAGCACGATCTTTCCGTCCTGAACATACTGTCTCGGCACGACAACGCCCTGTGCTTCGGCATCGACGAGCAGATAGGGCGTGAATTGGTTATCGACTATCCAGTCGTATATAGCCCGTACCAGATACGGTTTGAGTGAAGTCATCAGGCAGTCAGCAGCTCCGCAAAAGAGGTCAAATCCCGCTCTTGTTCGCTTAAACTGGCTTGAAACGCATGCCGCTCGAACAAGCGTCCAGCGTAGTCTGTAATCGCTTCCGCCTGCTTTGGCAGGTCTATGCCCAAAGCGGGCAAGCGCCAAAGCAATGGCGCGAGGGTACAGTCTACCAAAGAAAATTCGTCACTGAGAAAATAAGGCTTGGACGCGAACGCAGGAGCCGCGGCGACGAGACTGTCACGCAGCGACTTCTTCGCCTTGGTATCCTTTTTGTCCGCAGAATGTTCGATTTTGTCGAGCAATCG containing:
- a CDS encoding DUF1820 family protein, whose amino-acid sequence is MSDNLIFKVVFINQNQVYEIYAKRVYQGEMFGFVVIEDFIFGETSSVVVDPYEEKLKTEFANVRRSFIPMHEIIRIDQVERRGTAKIIPLDRETGQSGKVTKFYVPEKS
- a CDS encoding ClpXP protease specificity-enhancing factor, with the protein product MTSLKPYLVRAIYDWIVDNQFTPYLLVDAEAQGVVVPRQYVQDGKIVLNLRPQAVHGLSLGNDEVEFGARFGGTPMQITVPMRAVLAIYAQENGKGMIFDDEGEDETPPPTESAPKGGAGAKKRPTLKVVK